A window of Burkholderiaceae bacterium DAT-1 genomic DNA:
GACCTGCGCTGCGGCAATGGCTCCGACCGGACGCAACATCCGATCGAGCTGTGGGGAGAAGGATGGGATACCTGGGGACAGGAAGATGCCGGCAGGACAGACGCCCAGACAGAGGCCGACAGAACGC
This region includes:
- a CDS encoding DUF3079 domain-containing protein — its product is MAKKFPIHPTHPERICWGCDKYCSADDLRCGNGSDRTQHPIELWGEGWDTWGQEDAGRTDAQTEADRTHIRPVY